The proteins below are encoded in one region of Winogradskyella helgolandensis:
- a CDS encoding RagB/SusD family nutrient uptake outer membrane protein: MKTKFFNSKIKGGLLLAMALFFVVASCEDYLEEQPSTLIDADYIYTTEGGLKSGVVSLYKFERDRYDNSTEDYMGSVLMSSRADLTFSRSGYTGLLGRYERGISPVDLGATFASSLFWKHYYNIANKATAIINAAETLEGIDEGARAQILSEAKFFRAHAYFYLYRMYNNIYVTTETITLDNAFDVINDKSSEQEIFALINSDLNFAIENLNWSDTFGRVTKGTAKHVKAKVAMWQGDWTEAKTQALDVIEGPDSPHSLVSNTAAVFAGDRNNSEALFVIQSKDDVLGGGDATMMNANYVAQFFQISGVDYNNEQGGRGFSRVVPNLYLLNLLAEDPNDTRDDNTYFRLKYYYTSGDRIGEEVDNYAPITDLDNPSDNYSLYYQRMHPSCIKFAQEDGNEASYTIRGNIMVYRLAETYLIAAEAIMRSSGDPLPYINAVRTRAGAAPVTFVDQQTILDERARELAFEGQRWFTLKRMGQNVMDFQMTNYAGDGEYFPANLGSKDPRDNWRSHFINWPISQNDLDLLGPDYPQNNGYN; encoded by the coding sequence ATGAAAACGAAGTTTTTTAATTCAAAAATAAAAGGTGGCCTTCTGCTAGCCATGGCGTTATTTTTTGTAGTTGCTTCATGTGAAGACTACTTAGAAGAACAACCAAGTACGCTAATTGATGCGGATTATATTTACACAACAGAAGGTGGTTTAAAGTCTGGTGTTGTAAGTTTATATAAATTTGAAAGAGATCGCTACGATAACAGTACTGAAGATTACATGGGCTCAGTACTTATGTCTTCTAGAGCTGATTTAACATTTTCAAGATCGGGTTATACAGGCTTATTAGGAAGATACGAAAGAGGTATTTCTCCAGTAGATTTAGGGGCCACTTTTGCATCGTCATTATTTTGGAAACATTATTACAATATCGCTAATAAAGCAACAGCAATAATCAATGCAGCTGAAACTTTAGAAGGTATTGATGAAGGAGCAAGAGCTCAAATTTTATCAGAAGCAAAGTTTTTTAGAGCACATGCTTATTTCTATTTGTACAGAATGTATAATAATATTTATGTCACTACAGAAACCATAACTTTAGATAATGCTTTTGATGTTATAAATGATAAATCGTCAGAACAAGAAATTTTTGCACTTATCAATAGTGATTTAAACTTTGCTATCGAAAATTTAAACTGGTCAGATACTTTTGGCCGTGTTACAAAAGGAACAGCGAAGCATGTGAAAGCGAAAGTAGCGATGTGGCAAGGGGATTGGACAGAAGCGAAAACTCAAGCATTAGATGTTATAGAAGGACCAGATAGTCCTCATAGTTTAGTGTCTAATACTGCAGCTGTATTTGCTGGAGATAGAAATAATTCAGAAGCTTTATTTGTAATACAGTCTAAAGATGATGTACTTGGAGGAGGTGATGCCACCATGATGAATGCGAATTATGTAGCTCAATTTTTTCAGATTTCTGGAGTAGATTATAATAATGAACAAGGAGGTAGAGGTTTCTCTAGAGTTGTTCCGAATTTATATTTATTAAATCTTTTAGCTGAAGATCCAAACGATACAAGAGATGATAATACTTATTTTAGATTAAAATATTATTATACTTCAGGTGATAGAATTGGTGAAGAGGTCGATAATTACGCGCCTATTACAGATTTAGATAATCCAAGCGACAACTACAGTTTGTATTACCAAAGGATGCATCCTTCTTGTATCAAATTTGCACAAGAAGATGGTAATGAAGCGTCTTACACCATTAGAGGTAATATTATGGTTTACAGATTAGCAGAGACGTATTTAATAGCTGCAGAAGCGATAATGAGATCTTCAGGTGATCCTTTACCATATATTAATGCTGTGAGAACTAGGGCTGGTGCCGCGCCTGTGACGTTTGTAGATCAACAAACCATTTTAGATGAACGTGCAAGAGAATTGGCATTTGAGGGGCAACGTTGGTTTACATTAAAGCGAATGGGACAAAATGTTATGGATTTTCAGATGACCAACTATGCTGGTGATGGTGAGTATTTTCCAGCTAATTTAGGATCTAAGGATCCACGAGACAATTGGAGATCACATTTTATTAATTGGCCAATTTCTCAAAACGATTTAGATTTATTAGGCCCAGATTATCCTCAGAATAATGGTTACAATTAA
- a CDS encoding helix-turn-helix and ligand-binding sensor domain-containing protein, with product MRHFIFILFLHVFLVIPAQELPPIEKFTASDYGGDNQNWMISQNEDNYIYAANNKGLLEYNGSSWVAYPSPNNTILRAVNVIDDRIYTGCYEEFGYWLKDKKGVLNYTSLLPKLNENAINDDQIWNILDFNEWVLFQSGHTLYFFNKETEQFKIINSEQIIYKVFNINGHIYYHVANEGIYLLKDGQPKLIINDAVVIEDRVINIWLVDEVLTILTRNTGFFQLKNNKLEPWEISANNRVKKLNIFNSIRLEDYSFVIGTISNGVIKINNKGELDYAINQKLGLSNNTVLALFEDSNQNVWAGLDNGINCINMTSPIQTFIDYDGVLGTVYSTIIFKDLLYVGTNQGLFYRPLITVDETFRFVEGTAGQVWSLFNDNNERLICGHHLGTFIVAKNGVEKISSELGAWNFKKIPNHDNLLLQGNYDGLYVLEYKDNTWGLRNKIENFKNSSRFFEINNTNQIFVNHEYKGVFILNMNSDFTKTIKVEEVSELTIGNSSSLESYQGDILYTSENGIYNYSDAENKFVKNNVLTDLMASKKFTSGKIVVDQTGKLWLFFKNNISYITNDNITNIPQITDIAIPSDLRKGVLGFENLQHIEGEKYILGTVNGYLTLDLANIETYSSSTHSIHLNSIMKKDVNGSKNYLPLAENGSFQHEKGIVSFGFSVPEYNKFLDVSYSYKLSGLSDKWSEWSHVSSVQFENLSFGDYTLEVRGRVGNQLTENSISYDFEVNRPWYISNVAILLYVLILIGIAFLVNKVYKFYYERILKHEHIKNERALIQIKNEKLNQDIEGKNRELVISTMSIIKKNELLNKIKKELKRTRNNKDIESAIDLIDTNLNNNKDWKFFKEAFNNADKDFMDKIKAAHPDLTPNDLKFCAYLRLNLSSKEMAPLLNISIKSVETKRYRLRKRLQLDHDDSLVNYILKF from the coding sequence ATGAGACACTTCATATTTATATTATTTCTACATGTATTCTTGGTGATTCCTGCTCAAGAATTACCACCTATTGAGAAATTTACAGCCTCTGATTATGGAGGTGACAATCAAAACTGGATGATTTCTCAAAATGAGGATAATTATATTTATGCCGCAAATAACAAAGGACTTTTAGAATATAATGGTTCTAGTTGGGTAGCGTACCCATCTCCAAATAATACGATATTGAGAGCTGTAAACGTTATTGATGATCGGATTTATACTGGCTGTTATGAGGAATTTGGATATTGGTTAAAGGATAAGAAAGGAGTACTAAATTATACGTCCTTACTTCCAAAACTAAACGAAAATGCTATTAATGATGATCAAATCTGGAACATTTTAGACTTTAATGAGTGGGTGCTTTTTCAATCTGGTCATACGTTGTACTTTTTTAATAAGGAAACAGAACAGTTTAAAATTATAAATTCAGAACAGATTATTTATAAGGTTTTTAATATCAATGGTCATATTTATTATCATGTGGCAAATGAAGGCATTTACCTATTAAAAGATGGTCAACCTAAACTAATAATTAATGATGCTGTCGTTATTGAAGATCGGGTTATTAATATATGGCTTGTAGATGAAGTGCTTACGATTCTTACTCGAAACACTGGATTTTTTCAATTGAAAAATAACAAATTAGAACCATGGGAAATTTCGGCAAACAACCGTGTGAAAAAGTTAAATATATTTAATAGTATACGACTTGAAGATTATAGTTTTGTGATTGGTACTATTTCTAATGGTGTTATTAAAATTAACAATAAAGGAGAATTGGATTATGCTATAAATCAGAAATTAGGATTAAGTAACAATACGGTTTTGGCATTGTTTGAAGACTCCAATCAAAATGTTTGGGCAGGTTTGGATAACGGAATTAATTGTATAAATATGACCTCGCCCATACAAACATTTATTGATTACGATGGTGTTTTAGGAACAGTATACTCGACTATTATTTTTAAGGATTTACTTTATGTGGGTACAAATCAAGGTTTATTTTATAGGCCGTTAATTACTGTTGATGAAACATTTCGTTTTGTAGAAGGTACTGCAGGTCAGGTTTGGAGTCTGTTTAATGATAATAATGAAAGACTCATCTGTGGACATCATTTGGGGACTTTTATAGTGGCTAAAAACGGAGTAGAAAAAATTAGTTCAGAACTAGGTGCTTGGAACTTTAAGAAAATTCCAAATCACGACAATCTATTGCTTCAAGGAAATTATGATGGTTTATATGTTTTAGAGTATAAAGACAATACTTGGGGATTAAGAAATAAAATAGAAAACTTTAAAAACTCTTCACGCTTTTTTGAAATAAATAATACCAATCAAATCTTTGTAAATCATGAGTACAAAGGAGTTTTTATATTAAACATGAACTCTGATTTTACCAAAACCATAAAGGTTGAAGAAGTTTCAGAATTAACGATTGGTAATAGTTCTAGTTTAGAAAGCTATCAAGGCGATATTCTGTATACTTCAGAAAATGGCATTTATAATTATAGTGACGCTGAAAACAAGTTTGTTAAAAATAATGTTTTAACTGATTTAATGGCATCCAAGAAATTTACTTCTGGTAAGATTGTAGTGGATCAAACAGGTAAGTTATGGTTGTTTTTTAAAAATAATATTAGTTATATAACGAATGATAATATTACGAATATTCCTCAAATTACGGACATCGCAATTCCTTCTGATCTTAGAAAAGGAGTTTTGGGATTTGAAAATTTACAACATATAGAGGGTGAAAAATATATTCTAGGAACTGTAAATGGTTATTTAACGCTCGATTTAGCGAATATTGAAACTTATAGTAGTAGTACACATTCAATTCATTTGAACTCTATAATGAAAAAGGATGTTAATGGAAGTAAAAATTATTTGCCATTAGCAGAAAATGGTTCGTTTCAACACGAAAAAGGTATTGTGTCATTTGGTTTTTCCGTTCCAGAGTATAATAAATTCTTGGATGTTAGCTATAGTTATAAACTTAGTGGACTTTCTGATAAGTGGAGTGAATGGTCTCATGTGTCAAGTGTTCAATTTGAAAATTTATCATTTGGAGACTATACTTTAGAGGTTAGAGGGAGAGTAGGAAATCAATTGACTGAGAATTCCATTAGTTATGATTTTGAAGTTAACAGACCCTGGTATATTTCAAATGTAGCAATTTTACTGTATGTGTTAATTCTAATTGGAATTGCATTTTTAGTAAATAAAGTCTATAAATTCTATTACGAACGAATTCTTAAGCATGAACATATAAAAAATGAACGTGCACTTATTCAGATAAAGAATGAAAAACTAAATCAAGATATCGAAGGAAAAAATAGAGAGTTAGTGATCTCCACAATGAGTATTATTAAAAAAAATGAACTACTCAATAAAATAAAGAAAGAGTTAAAACGAACAAGAAACAATAAAGACATTGAAAGTGCCATTGATCTAATTGATACCAATTTAAACAATAATAAAGATTGGAAATTCTTTAAAGAAGCTTTTAACAATGCTGATAAAGATTTTATGGATAAAATTAAGGCTGCACATCCAGATTTAACACCTAATGATTTGAAATTTTGTGCCTATTTAAGGTTGAATTTATCCTCTAAAGAAATGGCTCCGTTACTTAATATATCTATAAAAAGTGTGGAGACTAAACGTTACAGATTACGCAAAAGGTTACAATTAGATCACGATGACAGTTTAGTTAACTATATCTTAAAATTCTAA
- a CDS encoding DUF922 domain-containing protein, whose product MKLTVALCFILISLFLSTQLNAQDTVEWSKDRKLNWSDFKAAPNLDIVAYALTSYKIEILPIDIMVDADENIQDYEALTVVANFYTEHSWVYEKSAYLLLHEQLHFDIAALYAFKIRKAFEKLKAQKNANYNSYVSVYQELWKECLETQKSYDKETQHGQLVTINDTWIDKITEQINVFEQ is encoded by the coding sequence ATGAAACTAACAGTAGCGCTATGTTTTATATTGATATCTCTATTTCTTTCAACACAGTTAAACGCCCAGGACACAGTAGAGTGGTCAAAAGACAGAAAATTAAACTGGTCGGATTTTAAAGCAGCTCCTAATTTAGATATTGTGGCTTATGCCCTCACTTCTTACAAAATAGAAATCCTACCAATTGATATTATGGTTGATGCAGATGAGAATATTCAGGATTATGAAGCATTAACAGTTGTAGCTAATTTTTATACGGAACATTCTTGGGTTTATGAAAAAAGCGCCTATTTACTTTTACATGAACAATTACACTTTGATATCGCTGCCTTATATGCTTTTAAAATCCGTAAAGCGTTTGAAAAATTAAAAGCACAGAAGAATGCTAATTACAATTCTTATGTAAGTGTCTATCAAGAATTATGGAAGGAATGTCTCGAAACACAAAAATCTTACGATAAGGAAACACAGCATGGGCAATTAGTTACTATAAACGATACTTGGATCGATAAAATTACCGAGCAAATAAATGTTTTTGAACAATAA
- a CDS encoding SusC/RagA family TonB-linked outer membrane protein — protein sequence MKLKFQKSRIEIFFCLFLLCSSFSLIAQTKIKGKVLSSADNMPLPGASVIEKGTTNGTQTDFDGAFILEVTNEASIIVVSYVGFKSKDVVYSSDEITVMLEDDTALAEVVVIGYGTQKKSDIVNAVATVDIEEATLSPTSDVNEMLRGRIAGLQVNVGGGTLRPGGTSDIIFRGQGSIEGNVSAIYVVDGIVREGGIEDIDSDDIKSVEFLKDASAQAIYGSRGANGVVLITTKRGATGKVSVSYHGFLTTKTIERNFDVYSGQELAQLRREAWRSTRNDDSYADDVIDEVFTPTEYDNIINNRFVDWEDELMRNGLVNSQAISVSGGTEMTKVFGSINYFKEDGLIPTSSYTRKTLRLNVDQKISDKFSVNFDLNLLNDDTSRAAAVNVITNSPFGTAYNEDGSITQFPSGEEGSAVNPLWNLREQDHNEKGNDYVINVTPIWQITKDLQYQLKANLTRRTSERGQYQSSLSSAGDDVRGIARIDNQLRESYLVENILTYDKAINNDHNLNLTLVQSTQENAFSRTFTEGQGFANEDLGYNGISSAIGNVTVERDGDKFRYLGYLARARYSFANKYTFEGIIRADGASLNGEGNKWSYNPAGSFAWKIHNESFLEDVNAIQELKFRASYGSLVNDLGRAYTSLFTADFQPYIYDEETGSGFSPSTILPNPDLKFERITTLNLGLDFSIFNRVLAGNINWYDARTTDLLLKRGVPPVTGYTSTYFNAGEMQNTGLELGLTANIFNTEDFKWSVSTNWSNNRNELLELYNDGNGDAITEDNSFNYYVGQPVGVIYQYAFDGIWQEGEDYANSPQANPESANPQETLAPGDIRIKDVNGVDEEGNIISGPDGKITQEDRVFTDPNPDWFGSISTSIAYKGFDLFVDFYVVEGATKINPFLNQYNNGGTLRGDINGIKVDYYTPENPSTSFPRPNKDAADQYLNALAVKDASYVRLRTVSLGYTLAEKFTSKLKFEQIRFYVTATNVFTKTDYLGYSPEVNIRDTYSSADTGYPDAKSFTFGVRVKF from the coding sequence ATGAAATTAAAATTTCAAAAATCGAGAATTGAAATATTCTTCTGTCTCTTTTTATTGTGCAGTTCGTTTTCGCTTATCGCGCAGACCAAAATAAAAGGAAAAGTGCTTTCTTCAGCAGATAATATGCCACTGCCAGGTGCATCTGTTATAGAGAAAGGAACAACTAACGGTACACAAACAGATTTTGACGGTGCATTTATTTTAGAGGTTACAAATGAGGCTTCTATAATAGTAGTGTCTTATGTAGGTTTTAAATCTAAAGACGTTGTTTATAGTTCTGACGAAATTACAGTGATGTTAGAAGATGACACTGCTTTGGCTGAAGTAGTAGTAATTGGTTATGGTACACAAAAGAAAAGTGATATTGTAAACGCTGTCGCTACTGTAGATATTGAAGAGGCTACTTTATCACCAACATCAGATGTTAATGAAATGTTACGTGGTAGAATCGCAGGTTTACAAGTCAATGTTGGTGGTGGAACGTTACGACCAGGTGGAACTTCTGACATTATTTTTAGAGGACAAGGATCTATAGAAGGTAATGTAAGTGCTATTTATGTGGTTGACGGTATTGTTAGAGAAGGAGGTATTGAAGATATCGATTCAGATGATATAAAGTCTGTTGAGTTTTTAAAGGATGCATCGGCTCAGGCGATTTACGGTTCTAGAGGTGCAAATGGTGTGGTTTTAATTACGACTAAGCGTGGGGCAACAGGAAAAGTTAGTGTGAGCTATCACGGTTTTCTTACAACAAAAACAATTGAACGTAATTTTGATGTTTATAGCGGTCAAGAATTAGCACAATTACGGAGAGAAGCATGGAGGTCAACTAGAAATGACGATAGTTATGCTGATGATGTTATTGATGAAGTATTCACACCAACTGAATATGACAATATTATAAACAATCGTTTTGTAGATTGGGAAGATGAATTAATGAGAAATGGATTGGTGAATAGCCAAGCTATTAGTGTAAGTGGTGGTACAGAAATGACTAAGGTTTTTGGTAGTATTAACTATTTTAAAGAAGACGGTCTTATACCAACATCTAGTTATACTAGAAAAACATTGCGTTTAAATGTTGATCAGAAAATATCAGATAAATTTTCTGTAAATTTTGATTTAAACTTATTAAACGATGATACAAGTAGAGCAGCTGCAGTGAATGTAATTACTAACTCTCCATTTGGTACTGCTTATAATGAAGATGGTAGTATTACACAATTTCCAAGTGGCGAAGAAGGTTCAGCGGTAAACCCTTTGTGGAATTTACGTGAGCAAGATCACAATGAAAAAGGAAATGATTACGTTATCAATGTGACTCCAATATGGCAGATTACTAAAGATTTACAATACCAATTAAAAGCTAATTTAACGAGAAGAACATCAGAAAGAGGTCAGTATCAATCATCTTTAAGTAGCGCAGGTGATGATGTTAGAGGTATTGCAAGAATTGATAATCAATTAAGAGAGTCTTATTTAGTTGAAAATATATTGACTTATGACAAAGCTATTAACAACGATCATAACTTAAATCTTACTTTAGTTCAGTCAACTCAAGAAAATGCGTTTTCTAGAACATTTACTGAAGGTCAGGGATTTGCTAATGAAGATTTAGGCTACAATGGTATTTCTAGTGCTATCGGTAATGTAACCGTTGAGCGCGATGGAGATAAATTTCGCTATTTAGGCTATTTAGCGAGAGCGCGATATAGCTTTGCAAATAAATATACGTTTGAAGGGATTATTAGAGCTGATGGAGCTTCATTAAACGGAGAAGGTAATAAATGGAGTTATAATCCAGCAGGTTCATTTGCTTGGAAAATTCATAATGAAAGCTTCCTAGAAGATGTAAATGCAATCCAAGAATTGAAATTTAGAGCAAGTTATGGTTCATTGGTTAATGATTTAGGTCGTGCTTATACATCGCTTTTTACAGCTGATTTCCAACCTTATATTTATGATGAGGAAACTGGGTCAGGATTCTCACCATCAACTATTTTACCTAATCCAGATTTAAAATTTGAAAGAATCACAACCTTAAACTTAGGTTTAGATTTTTCAATCTTCAACAGAGTGTTAGCAGGTAATATTAACTGGTACGACGCTAGAACTACAGATTTATTATTAAAAAGAGGTGTGCCTCCAGTAACAGGTTATACATCAACATATTTTAATGCTGGTGAAATGCAGAATACGGGTCTTGAATTAGGTTTAACAGCAAACATCTTTAATACAGAAGATTTTAAATGGTCTGTGTCTACCAATTGGTCTAATAACAGAAACGAACTATTAGAACTTTATAATGATGGAAATGGTGATGCGATCACTGAAGATAATTCATTTAATTATTATGTTGGTCAACCCGTTGGTGTTATTTATCAATATGCATTTGATGGCATATGGCAAGAAGGTGAGGATTATGCAAATTCACCTCAAGCTAATCCAGAATCTGCAAACCCACAAGAAACTTTAGCACCAGGTGATATTAGAATTAAGGATGTTAATGGAGTAGATGAAGAAGGTAATATAATATCTGGTCCTGATGGAAAAATCACACAAGAAGATCGTGTGTTTACTGATCCTAATCCAGACTGGTTTGGTTCAATATCCACATCAATTGCTTATAAAGGGTTTGATTTATTTGTTGATTTCTATGTTGTAGAAGGAGCTACAAAGATAAATCCATTTTTAAATCAGTACAATAATGGTGGTACACTAAGAGGGGATATCAATGGTATTAAAGTAGATTACTACACCCCAGAAAATCCATCAACATCTTTTCCGCGTCCTAATAAAGATGCTGCTGATCAATATTTAAATGCATTAGCAGTTAAAGATGCTTCTTATGTTAGGTTAAGAACAGTAAGCTTAGGTTACACTTTAGCAGAAAAGTTTACATCTAAATTAAAATTTGAGCAGATTAGATTCTATGTGACTGCAACAAATGTATTTACAAAAACAGATTATTTAGGTTACAGTCCAGAAGTAAATATCAGAGATACTTATTCTAGTGCAGATACAGGTTATCCAGATGCGAAATCATTCACTTTTGGTGTAAGAGTTAAATTTTAA
- a CDS encoding endonuclease/exonuclease/phosphatase family protein produces the protein MKRIALCFISLIVLGCSSKINKPEVKRSKVSLKAMTYNIRLDIASDGENAWSNRKDFLSSQILFLSPDVFGIQEARPNQIEDLNSALLDYKFIGEGRDGNGEGEFSAIYYNSKKLKVEKQHTFWLSDSPTVVSKGWDAAYPRVCTYGLFTLKDNGQKFWVFNTHLDHVGEEAQKEGMKLILKKMALENTENYPVLLMGDFNVEPNSKVVAEILPTMSDSRQIATLKFGPEGTFNAFQYNESATRRIDYIFVSKSPNVLVPKYAVFSSAIDFKFPSDHFPVYIEIELK, from the coding sequence ATGAAACGAATTGCATTATGTTTTATTAGCCTTATCGTTTTAGGTTGTAGTTCTAAAATTAATAAGCCTGAGGTTAAAAGAAGTAAGGTCAGCCTTAAGGCAATGACTTATAATATTCGTTTGGATATTGCATCAGACGGTGAGAATGCATGGTCAAATCGAAAAGACTTTTTAAGTTCTCAAATCTTATTTTTGAGTCCAGATGTTTTTGGCATTCAAGAAGCAAGACCAAATCAAATAGAAGATTTAAATTCTGCTTTGCTAGATTATAAATTTATAGGTGAAGGAAGAGATGGTAATGGAGAAGGCGAGTTTTCTGCGATTTACTACAATTCAAAAAAACTGAAAGTCGAAAAACAACATACCTTTTGGTTATCAGATTCTCCAACAGTAGTGTCAAAAGGTTGGGATGCGGCTTATCCGAGAGTCTGCACTTACGGCTTATTTACTTTAAAAGACAATGGTCAAAAGTTCTGGGTGTTCAATACACATTTAGATCATGTTGGTGAAGAAGCACAAAAAGAAGGCATGAAGCTCATTTTAAAAAAGATGGCGTTAGAAAATACCGAAAACTATCCTGTACTTTTAATGGGGGATTTTAATGTAGAACCTAATAGTAAGGTTGTCGCAGAAATTTTACCAACTATGTCTGATTCAAGACAAATAGCCACGTTAAAGTTTGGGCCAGAGGGAACATTTAATGCCTTTCAATATAATGAATCCGCAACACGTCGAATCGATTATATATTCGTTTCAAAATCACCCAATGTTCTTGTACCTAAATATGCTGTGTTTTCAAGTGCAATAGATTTTAAGTTTCCTTCCGACCATTTTCCTGTTTATATAGAAATTGAGTTAAAATGA
- a CDS encoding MIP/aquaporin family protein, which yields MTPFIAEIIGTAILILLGGGVVANVVLNKTIGNNSGWIVITTGWALAVYVAVVIAGPYSGAHINPAVTIAVAIAGKFPWADVPMYVLAQMIGAMIGASAVWLTYKNHFDETENADSKKAVFCTAPAIRNTFSNFFSEMIGTFVLLFTIFYFTDASLTEAETVIGMGSLGALPVAFLVWSIGLSLGGTTGYAINPARDLGPRIIHAILPIKNKAKSDWSYAWIPIFGPLTGGALAAFLMLALS from the coding sequence ATGACACCATTTATAGCAGAGATTATAGGTACAGCGATTTTAATTTTACTCGGTGGAGGCGTAGTAGCCAATGTCGTCCTTAATAAAACCATTGGTAATAATAGTGGTTGGATAGTGATTACAACGGGTTGGGCTTTGGCTGTTTATGTCGCAGTTGTTATTGCTGGTCCATATAGCGGAGCGCATATTAATCCGGCAGTGACCATTGCTGTAGCCATAGCAGGTAAATTTCCATGGGCAGATGTGCCAATGTATGTTTTAGCACAAATGATTGGAGCTATGATAGGGGCTTCTGCAGTTTGGTTAACGTATAAAAATCATTTTGACGAAACAGAGAATGCAGATTCTAAAAAAGCAGTTTTCTGTACAGCACCAGCTATTAGAAATACGTTTTCTAACTTTTTTAGTGAAATGATAGGGACATTTGTCTTATTGTTTACCATATTTTACTTTACCGACGCAAGCCTTACAGAGGCAGAAACTGTTATCGGTATGGGGTCTTTAGGCGCTTTGCCTGTTGCCTTTTTGGTGTGGTCTATTGGTTTGTCTTTAGGAGGAACAACAGGTTATGCAATTAATCCTGCTAGAGATTTAGGTCCGCGAATTATACATGCTATTTTACCTATAAAAAATAAAGCAAAAAGTGATTGGTCTTATGCTTGGATTCCTATTTTTGGCCCATTAACTGGAGGAGCGTTAGCAGCTTTTTTAATGCTTGCATTGTCATAG
- a CDS encoding glycerophosphodiester phosphodiesterase family protein translates to MRCFIVLFLCIGLASCNSTTTEPGIVFADNPVIAHRGAWKAKGFPKNSIAALHEAIRLNCTGSEFDVRMTSDHVLIVTHDADYQGVDIETSTYEELAKHKLPNGETLPTLRDFISAGMINNTTTGLVCEIKPSKIEGRNIEMANKTVALVKELKAEAYISYYISFSYDVIKRIKDIDANAKVLYLDGSKSPEELKNDGITGLDYLVWKLKNKEHWIKEAKDLGLKLNGWTANKEEDIDWLLAHDFDYITTDEPELTFERIKVASEHND, encoded by the coding sequence ATGCGTTGTTTTATCGTTTTATTTTTATGTATTGGATTAGCATCATGCAATTCAACTACAACTGAACCAGGAATTGTTTTTGCTGATAATCCTGTAATTGCCCACAGAGGTGCATGGAAAGCTAAAGGTTTTCCTAAAAATTCTATCGCTGCATTACATGAGGCGATCCGCTTAAACTGTACAGGTTCTGAGTTTGATGTTCGAATGACATCCGATCACGTTTTAATCGTAACACATGATGCCGATTATCAAGGTGTCGATATAGAAACGTCAACGTATGAAGAATTAGCAAAACATAAGTTACCAAATGGTGAAACACTTCCTACACTAAGAGATTTTATTAGTGCAGGTATGATTAATAATACTACAACGGGTTTGGTGTGCGAAATAAAGCCTTCCAAAATCGAAGGTCGAAATATTGAAATGGCTAACAAAACGGTAGCCTTGGTTAAAGAATTAAAAGCTGAAGCGTATATCTCTTATTATATCAGTTTTAGTTACGATGTTATTAAACGTATTAAAGATATAGATGCTAACGCAAAAGTTTTATATCTCGATGGTTCAAAATCTCCAGAAGAATTAAAAAACGATGGTATTACAGGTTTAGATTATTTAGTCTGGAAGTTAAAAAATAAAGAGCATTGGATTAAAGAAGCTAAAGATTTAGGTCTCAAATTAAATGGTTGGACAGCAAATAAAGAAGAAGATATAGATTGGTTATTAGCTCATGATTTTGATTACATTACTACCGATGAACCAGAATTGACGTTTGAAAGGATAAAAGTCGCTTCAGAGCATAATGATTAA